taaagatattattattatttttaaaatttatttatttaatcttagcactcagcataccctgttaaaaaagtcaccgctcgcCACTGCTATAAATATATTCCCCTTCCAAATATGcattttgaataataaataaatgtttccacACTAACCTGCCGCATCAGCTCATCTTCTCATGAACAGTATTTTTCTTTTACTGAACAAATTTCATACCTGTTGAAAGTacagttttaaatgaatttgacttacgaaaattaactgtggttttactatagtaaaagtgccatgtttttttttccgtttttaccatttgtataacagTACTTTTACTACACATAGCTTACAAAAGTTAAACTATGGCCAGTGTAGTAAAACCCAGGTTACTTTGTGGTTATATGGTTTAACttcaattgcaatttttttatttgtagtaaaaccatggctaatttgtattgtttgtgtgtgttggtgtTCTTATTCCGAGCCCCTACTGCTTATTCCAGTGTTTAAAATGGCTGAATGAATGTGTGGTAACTGCCTTCTTTAACaatgttaaacatttaaataatttttacagtaaCACGTTGACAGTGCGACTACTttgaatattcatattttggcATTAGGCCTACATACAGTGAAATTATGACACAGAATAGTGACTAACATATttaatacagataaataaatgttcattctGATCTTATTCATCAGAACTCACAAACACTGCAGCGTTGCTATTAGGCCACTAGTTTAGAGGACTGATACCCTGTGGTGGAACAATCATGTATGATTACCAGCCACCGGTTTATGTTGGATTAAAACTTCACGTTCCGTTGAGTTTGGAAAATTCTGTACACAGTAATCATTAGAATATGTCTTCTCCTGTCTCTGAAAATATCCGGATTTTGAAATCATCCACGAATTCTCATTTTATTAGGCTTTTAAGTCAACTAGATGATTACAGCACACAATATACATAAGCGGAAATAATTGAGCCCTAATATTTCAAAACGGAAGTGCGTAACGACGCTTAGTGCAAGTAGtctattagttaatttacaagcttccttacaaatgggtgcatagttattattattatcattattatttacttttgttatgtgatgcgtttctggtctcaaattgtagctttttatttcattcacatttttaaatgtgtgaatttctgtcatgatggttcttttccataactCTGAATGTGGTAACGAAGGtaataaagagttggttattattatcaattctctttccggctcagaCCGCATAGGTTAAGCTTATGGGCTGGCACGTGATGAATGAACGACTCGAAAAACCCAAAGACTCAAGAGaagaactaatcaattctctttctgGCTCACTATATTAGTTTAGTTAATGGGTAACGTACTAaacatatgttaaaataaaattaaaatttggcAAACACTACATACCTCTCTTGGAGAATCCATCTTGCTGAATCTTGACCGCCAAACTTTTCCCGCTTCAGGTCTTGATTGATAATCACAGGcatccaatcacagctgacttcTGGAAAAGGGGAAGTAACCAATGGCGTTTGAGATCATTAAAACGGCAAGTCCCGCACCATGACTGCCAAAAATAAGAGTTCACATGAGCAAAAGCAAACAGGTGAAAAAATATTGAGCGCAAGAATGAGGGGGATGATCTTGCGCATCTGGTGAGACATATCATCACTCACGAGAGCTTGTACTGTGCtaaagatttgttcaaaatgaacgaatcattcaaaatgaatgaatcattcaagaCCAAAccaaaattgtaaaattgttaGCGATGTAGGGATGGACTGCTGTTTTCAGCAGTATGAATTTAATCTGTCTGAAtcagattaataataataaggataaTCATgctgatatgaaaaaaatatttttttacatttatttaatgcttttttttgtttttctgtctcttatttgtttttaaatgtagagCTGCAAAAATTCTTGAAAACTCACAAAAACAACATGAAGAGAAaggcaaaatatatttttgaggGCAACAAAGAAAATGACACAGATCTCAAGGCTGTTTACACAGAACTGTTCATCACAGAGGGACATATGAAAGATGTCAATAAGGAACATGAGATTCTGAAGATTGATGATGCTTTcaagaacaaaaaaacacacgacaaaccaatcaaatgCAATGATATATTTACTGAACTGAGGAAAAACAATGAGGAGAAGATTGTGCTGACCAAGGGAGTCGCTGGCATTGGAAAAACTGTCTCTGTGCACAAGTTCATCCTGGACTGGGCAGAAGGAAACACCAATCAGGATATAGACTGTGTGTTCTTGCTTCCATTCAGAGAAATCAACATGATTAAAGACAGAGAAGTCAATCTCCATGAGTTTCTGTTCAAATTTTATCCTGTATTGAAGAATCTGGAGAAATCAAAGTTATATGAGGAATGTAAGCTAGCATTTATATTTGATGGACTTGATGAGAGTTCAATGGACTTGATGCCATTGAAATTTAGCAGCGAAACACTGATCACTCTTGAGGAAAGAGCATCTGTAGATGTGCTGTTTACAAATCTGGTCAAAGGTGATCTGCTTCCATCAGCTCTTGTCTGGGTGACCTCACGCccagcagcagccaatcagatccctTCACGCTGTGTGGGTTTGTTCACAGAGGTGCGAGGATTCACTGACCAACAGAAGGATGAGTACTTCAGAAAGAGAATCACAGATAAAAGTCTGGCCTCCAGAATCATTTCACACATTAAGACGGCTCGTAGTCTCTATATCATGTGCCACATTCCTGTGTTCTGCTGGATCACAGCCACAGTACTTCAGGATATTCTCATTGAGAACAATGCAGAGAACATCAGCACAACACTCACTGAAATGTACATCCACTTCCTGCGGATACAGATGAACATGAAGAGTCAGAAATATGGTGAACAACAAGAAAGAGAATCTTCAGAGCACTTACAATTAAATAGAAAAATGATTCTGAAATTAGCCAAGCTAGCATTTGAACAGCTGAAGAAGGAAAACATTGTGTTCTATGAGGAAGATCTGAGAGATTGTGGTATAAATGTGTGTAAAGATGCTGAGTTCACAGGAATGATAGCTGAGATCTTTAAGAAGGAAGTTGGACTTTATAAGAAAAAGGTCTTCTGCTTTGTGCATCTGAGTGTTCAAGAGTTTCTTGCTGCAGTGCATGTGTTCGTCTGTTACCTGAACAAGAACAAGCGAGAGCTTCAGTTTTTCTTTGAAGATTCACAAACGACAGTCACACAAAAGCTTAAAttcttttttagaaaaatcaaaTTTCATGACTTAACAAAGAGAGCAACTGATAAAGCAATGCAGAGTGAGAGAGGACATCTGGACCTGTTCCTGCGGTTTCTGATGGGAATTTCACTGGAATCCAGTCAAAATCTGCTCAAAGGCCTGATCACGCACACTAAAGACACTAGTGTGAGCATCAGAAAAATAAGTCCACACattaaacaattacaaaaacagGACATCTCAGATGAAACTTCAGTCAACCTATTCTACTGCTTACTTGAGCTCAAAGATCATTCATTATATGAGGAAATCCAGAGTTACCTCAGTTCAGATGAACATCCAGGAAGAGACCTCTCATCTTCAATGTGCACAGTGCTGACCTACATACTGCTGATGTCAGAGAAGGTGCTGGATGAGTTCAACCCAAAGAGGTTCACGTCGTCATCTTCAAACTACACAAGACTCATTCCAGCTGTAAGATGCTGCAGAAAAGCACTGTGAGTAATTTCACACGACTGCTGTTCAATTAAAGGTTTTGTTCTACATCACTAAACAATTAAATGTCAGAATACTATGTGAAATATTTCCGCCGATTATGAAAAGTACAATATGTTTTTGCAGAAAAACTGAACATCAGAAAATAATTTAGCTAAAAACATTCTGTTTTGGCAGATTTGACAGCTGTGGTTTTGATGAAACATGCTGTGAAACTGTGTCTTTTGCTCTACAATCATCAAACTCCCATCTGACAGAGCTGGACCTGAGAAGAAATCACCTGCAGggttcaggagtgaagctgatTTATGAAGGACTGAAGAGTCCACACTGTCGACTGAACATACTGAGGTTTGACATTCACATTCACTGAATCACTATGTTCAAATATGTGGATAAATAGGTGTTTCATAACTATAGCTAGCAGATATTTCCCCTATCTATATTGTAGTATGACTGTATCAGTGGCATTTTCTCCAAGAACACAAGGCAGGAAATGCCTACTCAAAAAACCTGATGAGAAAACAGTCAGAGTTCCCAACTATCCTGGATAACCTGAAATTTTGTTATGCAGTGTTCCATTTATGAGAATGAACtttcatgttcatttaaaaacatgttccCTTccttattaatttaattattacaatacctttaTTTTTACTTCATCAGTAAAATCCTCAGCTCTGAGGATCATATTATTCTTGGCTCTTGTCTCATTTCAATAGGATGGATTCAGTGTGTTTACAACTTGACCACGACTGTGACCAGATCATTGAGTCAGTGAGCTGAACTAGATCAGTTTGATTCATGAATAATTTGCTGCAGTGTTGAGCACAAATGCACAGAAGAGTTATTAGCTTAACCCTCAGGAGTTGACCCTGAGGCATTATTCAGGCCTTGGAGATGTTGTGACATTTGTATTTGCTTAAGTTACTTATGACATTTTAATGGATaaagtggtaacactttataataagtaTACAGTAATAAAgtatttacaaattatttgcAAACTATAGCTAATCAATAGTTTCTAAACTgttgttaatacattaatagactgtataaaaacagtGATTTCTTCATTCATTATCACTgcaattaacacatttttattgttcAGTTAGCTCATATATGAAGTGTTAGATAAT
The sequence above is drawn from the Onychostoma macrolepis isolate SWU-2019 chromosome 04, ASM1243209v1, whole genome shotgun sequence genome and encodes:
- the LOC131538704 gene encoding NACHT, LRR and PYD domains-containing protein 12-like isoform X3, translated to MKRKAKYIFEGNKENDTDLKAVYTELFITEGHMKDVNKEHEILKIDDAFKNKKTHDKPIKCNDIFTELRKNNEEKIVLTKGVAGIGKTVSVHKFILDWAEGNTNQDIDCVFLLPFREINMIKDREVNLHEFLFKFYPVLKNLEKSKLYEECKLAFIFDGLDESSMDLMPLKFSSETLITLEERASVDVLFTNLVKGDLLPSALVWVTSRPAAANQIPSRCVGLFTEVRGFTDQQKDEYFRKRITDKSLASRIISHIKTARSLYIMCHIPVFCWITATVLQDILIENNAENISTTLTEMYIHFLRIQMNMKSQKYGEQQERESSEHLQLNRKMILKLAKLAFEQLKKENIVFYEEDLRDCGINVCKDAEFTGMIAEIFKKEVGLYKKKVFCFVHLSVQEFLAAVHVFVCYLNKNKRELQFFFEDSQTTVTQKLKFFFRKIKFHDLTKRATDKAMQSERGHLDLFLRFLMGISLESSQNLLKGLITHTKDTSVSIRKISPHIKQLQKQDISDETSVNLFYCLLELKDHSLYEEIQSYLSSDEHPGRDLSSSMCTVLTYILLMSEKVLDEFNPKRFTSSSSNYTRLIPAVRCCRKALFDSCGFDETCCETVSFALQSSNSHLTELDLRRNHLQGSGVKLIYEGLKSPHCRLNILRLCGCNLTAQSCGSLSSALQSSNSVLRELDLSNNDLRDHGVKLLSDGLKSPNSKLELLRLSICNLTAQSCGSLSSVLQSSNSVLSELDLSNNDLQDSGVKLLSDGLKSPNSKLEILRFSTCNLTAQSCGSLSSVLQSSNSVLSELDLSNNDLHDSGVKLLSDGMKSPNSKLEILRFSTCNLTAQSCGSLSSVLQSSNSVLRELDLSNNDLQDSGVKLLSDGLKSPNSKLEILRFSTCNLTAQSCGSWSSVLQSSKSVLSELDLSNNDLQDSGVKLLSDGLKSPNSKLERLRLSGCMVTEKGCHYVSLALSSNSSHLRELDLSYNHPGNSGVKLLSEKLEDPNGSLNKLNVDHRGESRITAGLKKYASFLTLDPNTANTELILSEENREVTGVSEKQLYPDHPDRFDVYPQVLCRESVCGRCYWEIEWSGRVYISVSYKSISRQGFECVFGYNDQSWSLICSPSSYSFRHNYIQTDLPVQPISRRTGVYGNISRVGVYVDHGAGTLSFYSVSDTLSLIHTVQTTFTQPLYPGFNVDYKSSVKLC
- the LOC131538704 gene encoding NACHT, LRR and PYD domains-containing protein 12-like isoform X2; amino-acid sequence: MMASVKKLLVDSLKELVEADLKDFQWHLVNLYHKRISKSELEKADRLDTVDMMVKCFGPEEAVKVMVDILRKMNQNDLAEQLENEHKQAQTEGNIKTSVPAGELQKFLKTHKNNMKRKAKYIFEGNKENDTDLKAVYTELFITEGHMKDVNKEHEILKIDDAFKNKKTHDKPIKCNDIFTELRKNNEEKIVLTKGVAGIGKTVSVHKFILDWAEGNTNQDIDCVFLLPFREINMIKDREVNLHEFLFKFYPVLKNLEKSKLYEECKLAFIFDGLDESSMDLMPLKFSSETLITLEERASVDVLFTNLVKGDLLPSALVWVTSRPAAANQIPSRCVGLFTEVRGFTDQQKDEYFRKRITDKSLASRIISHIKTARSLYIMCHIPVFCWITATVLQDILIENNAENISTTLTEMYIHFLRIQMNMKSQKYGEQQERESSEHLQLNRKMILKLAKLAFEQLKKENIVFYEEDLRDCGINVCKDAEFTGMIAEIFKKEVGLYKKKVFCFVHLSVQEFLAAVHVFVCYLNKNKRELQFFFEDSQTTVTQKLKFFFRKIKFHDLTKRATDKAMQSERGHLDLFLRFLMGISLESSQNLLKGLITHTKDTSVSIRKISPHIKQLQKQDISDETSVNLFYCLLELKDHSLYEEIQSYLSSDEHPGRDLSSSMCTVLTYILLMSEKVLDEFNPKRFTSSSSNYTRLIPAVRCCRKALFDSCGFDETCCETVSFALQSSNSHLTELDLRRNHLQGSGVKLIYEGLKSPHCRLNILRLCGCNLTAQSCGSLSSALQSSNSVLRELDLSNNDLRDHGVKLLSDGLKSPNSKLELLRLSICNLTAQSCGSLSSVLQSSNSVLSELDLSNNDLQDSGVKLLSDGLKSPNSKLEILRFSTCNLTAQSCGSLSSVLQSSNSVLRELDLSNNDLQDSGVKLLSDGLKSPNSKLEILRFSTCNLTAQSCGSWSSVLQSSKSVLSELDLSNNDLQDSGVKLLSDGLKSPNSKLERLRLSGCMVTEKGCHYVSLALSSNSSHLRELDLSYNHPGNSGVKLLSEKLEDPNGSLNKLNVDHRGESRITAGLKKYASFLTLDPNTANTELILSEENREVTGVSEKQLYPDHPDRFDVYPQVLCRESVCGRCYWEIEWSGRVYISVSYKSISRQGFECVFGYNDQSWSLICSPSSYSFRHNYIQTDLPVQPISRRTGVYGNISRVGVYVDHGAGTLSFYSVSDTLSLIHTVQTTFTQPLYPGFNVDYKSSVKLC
- the LOC131538704 gene encoding NACHT, LRR and PYD domains-containing protein 12-like isoform X1; protein product: MMASVKKLLVDSLKELVEADLKDFQWHLVNLYHKRISKSELEKADRLDTVDMMVKCFGPEEAVKVMVDILRKMNQNDLAEQLENEHKQAQTEGNIKTSVPAGELQKFLKTHKNNMKRKAKYIFEGNKENDTDLKAVYTELFITEGHMKDVNKEHEILKIDDAFKNKKTHDKPIKCNDIFTELRKNNEEKIVLTKGVAGIGKTVSVHKFILDWAEGNTNQDIDCVFLLPFREINMIKDREVNLHEFLFKFYPVLKNLEKSKLYEECKLAFIFDGLDESSMDLMPLKFSSETLITLEERASVDVLFTNLVKGDLLPSALVWVTSRPAAANQIPSRCVGLFTEVRGFTDQQKDEYFRKRITDKSLASRIISHIKTARSLYIMCHIPVFCWITATVLQDILIENNAENISTTLTEMYIHFLRIQMNMKSQKYGEQQERESSEHLQLNRKMILKLAKLAFEQLKKENIVFYEEDLRDCGINVCKDAEFTGMIAEIFKKEVGLYKKKVFCFVHLSVQEFLAAVHVFVCYLNKNKRELQFFFEDSQTTVTQKLKFFFRKIKFHDLTKRATDKAMQSERGHLDLFLRFLMGISLESSQNLLKGLITHTKDTSVSIRKISPHIKQLQKQDISDETSVNLFYCLLELKDHSLYEEIQSYLSSDEHPGRDLSSSMCTVLTYILLMSEKVLDEFNPKRFTSSSSNYTRLIPAVRCCRKALFDSCGFDETCCETVSFALQSSNSHLTELDLRRNHLQGSGVKLIYEGLKSPHCRLNILRLCGCNLTAQSCGSLSSALQSSNSVLRELDLSNNDLRDHGVKLLSDGLKSPNSKLELLRLSICNLTAQSCGSLSSVLQSSNSVLSELDLSNNDLQDSGVKLLSDGLKSPNSKLEILRFSTCNLTAQSCGSLSSVLQSSNSVLSELDLSNNDLHDSGVKLLSDGMKSPNSKLEILRFSTCNLTAQSCGSLSSVLQSSNSVLRELDLSNNDLQDSGVKLLSDGLKSPNSKLEILRFSTCNLTAQSCGSWSSVLQSSKSVLSELDLSNNDLQDSGVKLLSDGLKSPNSKLERLRLSGCMVTEKGCHYVSLALSSNSSHLRELDLSYNHPGNSGVKLLSEKLEDPNGSLNKLNVDHRGESRITAGLKKYASFLTLDPNTANTELILSEENREVTGVSEKQLYPDHPDRFDVYPQVLCRESVCGRCYWEIEWSGRVYISVSYKSISRQGFECVFGYNDQSWSLICSPSSYSFRHNYIQTDLPVQPISRRTGVYGNISRVGVYVDHGAGTLSFYSVSDTLSLIHTVQTTFTQPLYPGFNVDYKSSVKLC